A single window of bacterium DNA harbors:
- a CDS encoding ion transporter yields MSEKPGHDSWRHRMHEVIFEADTPAGKTFDVALLLAIVLSVAAVLLE; encoded by the coding sequence ATGAGCGAGAAGCCGGGGCATGACAGCTGGCGCCACCGGATGCACGAGGTCATCTTCGAGGCCGACACGCCCGCCGGCAAGACCTTCGACGTCGCCCTGCTGCTGGCAATCGTCCTGAGCGTGGCTGCGGTCCTGCTCGAAA